TTAGACCCAATGTCTGTCTTCTTTCGGGCCTTACTTCCATGGGCACTTGATAAGTCGCGCCTCCCACCCTTCTTGCCTTAACTTCCAAAACGGGCATAACATTGTTCAGGGCTTGATTAAATATAGCCATAGGCTCTAGGCCTAGTTTTGACTTAGCTAGCTCAAACGCTTCATATACTATTGTTTGGGCCAATCCTTTTTTGCCGTCATGCATTACCTGATTTATAAGCTTGGTAACTGTCTGCGACATATATACCGGATCGGGCAAAACCTCTCTTTTAGGCACCGGGCCTTTTCTAGGCATATAAATTAAACCTCCAATTGTAAATGTCTTAAAAACCGATTATTTAGGGCGCTTTGCGCCGTATTTTGATCTTGCCTGTTTGCGATTAGCCACGCCCAAAGCGTCAAGCGCGCCGCGAATGACATGGTATCTGACGCCGGGAAGATCTCTAACCCTTCCGCCGCGAATCAATACCACGCTATGTTCTTGCAAGTTATGCCCAATGCCCGGAATATAAACGGTAGCTTCCATTTTGTTCACAAGACGGACTCTTGCTATCTTTCTTAAGGCCGAATTGGGCTTTTTGGGCGTCGTAGTCGTAACAGAAAGACAAACGCCTCTTTTTTGCGGATTACCCTGCAAGATGGGCGCTTCGCTTTTCTTTACGCGCTTTTTTCTGCCGTGC
The genomic region above belongs to Clostridiales bacterium and contains:
- the rpsG gene encoding 30S ribosomal protein S7, with the protein product MPRKGPVPKREVLPDPVYMSQTVTKLINQVMHDGKKGLAQTIVYEAFELAKSKLGLEPMAIFNQALNNVMPVLEVKARRVGGATYQVPMEVRPERRQTLGLRWLVNYARKRSERTMKERLAGELIDAYNNTGGAVKKKEDVHKMAEANKAFAHYRY
- a CDS encoding 30S ribosomal protein S12, which encodes MPTINQLIKHGRKKRVKKSEAPILQGNPQKRGVCLSVTTTTPKKPNSALRKIARVRLVNKMEATVYIPGIGHNLQEHSVVLIRGGRVRDLPGVRYHVIRGALDALGVANRKQARSKYGAKRPK